Part of the Geminocystis sp. M7585_C2015_104 genome, CAATCATGAATAGGAATAGTTACGTAACCGAAGACAAGGGCCGTTTGAATAACTACGCCATCGAACCGAGGATGTATGTAGATTCCACCCAGCAGTTTGGTTTTAACAAGTATGCCGAATTGTTGAATGGCCGTTTAGCGATGATTGGGTTTGTCTCCCTGATTGGCTTTGAGTTAATCACCAAACAGGGGTTAATCAGCTGGTTTGCCCATTTATAAGGTGTAGATTTTTTCCATGGCCCTCCTTATTCCCCTCCGGGGGAGTATTTTTTTGTCTCCCAACGAGAGAGGATAAGGGCGTTGGCGGCATTACCAATGACATTGATGACGGTTTTAAACCCATCTGTAAGACGGTCAACTCCGGCTACAATAGCAATTCCCTCTACTGGTAAACCTGCCGCCGACAATACAGTAGCCATAGTGATTAGTGCCGAACCCGGTACTCCCGGGGTACTAAAGGATACAAAAAAGCTACTGACGGCAATAGAAGTGAGGAGGGGGAAGGTGATGGGGATATGATAGATTTGGGCGATGAAGAGGGCATTGAAGCCCTGTAAAATAGCAGAGCCATCTCGTTTTAAGGCAGTGCCCAGGGGAATGGCAAAAGAGGCTATTTCTTGGGGTATTCCGTATTTTTTTTGTATGTTGTCCATCAAGACAGGCAAAACAGCATTGGAGCTGGCGGTACTAAAGGCTAGAATAAGAGACTGTGTCATGGCGTGTAATAGTTTGAGGGGTTTTTCTCCCATTGCCAGTAGGATCAGTATATACACCCCCACCATCAGAAGACTGGCCAAAAGTAGCCCAAAAACATAAAGCAGCAGTTGGAAGAGGATGTCAATGCCCTGGGTAGCAATCACCGAGGCGATTAGGGCAAAAACTCCAACGGGGGCGTAATACAGGATCAAAAAGAGAGCCCTTTCGCTGAGGGCATACAGACTATCCATTAGGTCTACAAAGGGACGAGACTTTTCTCCAGCCAGGGGGATAGCAATGGCAAACACTGCCGCGGAGAATATGACTTGTAAAAGATTCCCCTCCGTCAATGCCGCCAGAGGATTAGTGGGGATAATCTTGAGTAGCCAGTCGATGATAGAAGGTTGAGAGGAGGTGATTGCCTGGGGATGGGGTAAATCTAAATCCGTTATCCCCTTACCCGGTTGTAACACCAAAGCGGTTACTATACCAATAGTCAGGGCAATGATGGTGGTGACGGCATAACTTATTAACAGTTTGAGGGTATAACGCGCCAGCTGGGAGGCATTTTGGACTTTAGAGAAGCCTACAATCAAGGAAGAGAAAACCAGGGGCACTACCAAGAATTGGATCAAACGCAGAAAGGAATCCCCTGCCGGTTGAAGGAAGTATTTCTCTATCCCGGGGATTTGACTGGGAAAGTAGCTGTTTAGAATATATCCTACTACAATGCCGAGACCCAGAGCAGCCAGAATGAGTGTCGATAGGGGCATAAATGGCCATGAAGGGGTTTTATTGGTTCAGTTTAAGATCATAACTAATCATTCATTAGCCGCTACTGGAACATCGAATAAGACATTAGTCATATATTTTTCGGCCCATTCCGCACCAAAGGCTTTTTCCAAGACACGACGGGTTTTATCATTTTGTTGTTGTTGGAGACAATAATTTTTTTGCCCCTCCAGATATATAAGTCTTTCCGAGGAGGAGACAGGGGTAGACTTAATGGCAATTCGACAGTGGATTGTCAGAAAATCTTGAACTCGATGGAGGAATGATTCTTCTTCTTCTGGACAACTGGGGCGGACAAACAGACAATAGGGGGAGAAAATATCACCCCAGGGGGGCAATTGTCTGACATCCCTAAATTGGAGAGGTGTCAACTGGGATAATTCTCGTTGATATTCAATGGGGAGGCTTTTATCGGGGGTTGTGGGAGACAAATCCACTATTGCCGCACTAATCCCCGCCTTCCCTGCCACTATATCACAACCAAACATGGGAAGGGGATAATCAGCCCGGGGAAACATCACACAGTGGAGAATATCCAGACTCTTGCCCACTTTGGCCAATTCCAGGTGCATTTTACGGAATTGGGGGGTATGGTAACAGCGATTTTGGATGGTTAACTTTTCCCCTTCTAATTTTCCTTCCACATAACCCAGTCCCTCTGGCAACTCATAGGGAGACAGAGACAGATATTCCTTCCAGGTTTTGACAATGATATTAGCCAGTTGCCCTATGAGGGGATGTAGTTGGTTGTTAAAATCAGAAGCAGAACTAGTCATAGAATTTTTTTATAATCAAATCAGTGTGAGTTTCGCTATGATTGGGTCTCACCTGAGAACAAATACTAGCACTTAGTGTACCATTGAATTATGTTTAATTTCGGCTGGAGGCAGTAGGGGTTTATAATCATAAGCCTAGGGGAGAGCTTAAAAAAGTTTAAAAAAGTTTAAATTTGTTTGTGTTTTTACCTGTCTAAACCCGTTTAAGGGCAATAGCCACCAGGATAGCAATACCGAAGGCGAAACGATACCAGACAAAAATCCAGGTGCTTTGCCTTTGGAGGTAACGGATTAACCAAGCAATAGAAAGATAGGAAAATATGGCAGAGGAGAGAAGGGCAACCGATAGGGGGAAAATCTGATGGGTGGGGAAACTCGTACTAAAAACCTCCTTCAATTCCACCACTCCGGCCAAGGTGATGGCGGGGATGCCCAGGAGGAAGGAAAAACGGGCGGCAGTGCTTCTTTGTAGATTCAGAAATAGTGCAGCCGTAATTGTGGCTCCAGAGCGAGAGACACCGGGGATTAAAGCAAGAGTTTGCGCCAAGCCGATTAGAATCCCATCCCACACCGATAAACTTTCCCAAGTGCGTTTAGGGCGGGCGAATTTTTCTGCCAAAGCCAAAAGACTAGCCATCAGGAGGGAGGCAAGGGCAATGGTAGTCATGCTGCGGAATACAGAATTGTCTAAGTCCTTTACAAACAACTTCAGCAGCAAGCCCCCTATTATAATAGGGACGGTCCCCACCACAATCCCCACACCCATTTTAAACTCCAGGGACCCGTAATCTCTTCGTCTTACAGAACTTATAACACCTTCTACTACTCCAGTTAAATCTTCCCAAAAATACCAAAGGACGGCTACGATACTACCTAGTTGGATAATAGCACTAAAGGTGACACCAGGGTCACCCCAGCCTAACGCTACCGGAATAACCTTCAGATGGGCAGTGCTGCTAATAGGTATGAATTCTGTCAACCCCTGCACCATTCCCAGGGAGAAAGCCTGAAATACGTTCATATTATCTTTGACTGCCCCCTCGCCAACTCCAGTAGCAGCTTTGGAGAAGACAAGGGGTTGCCAAAACAGGGCCAACAGGAAGCCACCGGCAATGCCAGAAAGGAGTGTGTAACCTACAGAAACACGAAAAAACCTAAACATGACTTGGTTATGAGGAGGCAGCAATGACATTATATGCCAAACCCTATCATATGCCTAGACAGAAAATAATCAACAGCCGGACAAAATCAAGACTGAGACAAAGCAGACTGTAAGGTCAGTGCTACCCTTTCACAAATGCCTTCAATCCACCTTTCATCTTGTTTGGTGTAACTGCGGGGGATATTGGTAGCCACGATAAAAACCCCTTCCTTTGTCAGGGGAAGACATATTAAACCCTGGATGTTAGGGGGAAGATAGTCAAACTCAATTTTCCCTGGGTAGTGTTTCAAGTCTACCAGATAAACTGGCTTTTGGCTTTCCATCACCCGTTTGAGGATACTCCCCTCCTTGACGGTTTCTGCCTTTCCCAGAATCCCCCGTCTTAGAAGAGTCCTCCCCCGATAGTATACTACCACGGACTTGGTAACAGTATTGCTGAGGATAAGATGACTGGCCCACGCCAAATCAGTTTTTACTGCCCCTGGCAAATCCGGTGCTAAGAAAAACCCCTCCTCTCCTTCCAAGACAACACTTTCGGGGGGAGTCGGGTTGATTTGACGCAGCAAAATCGCGGTAACCAGCAAAGCCGCAGACAGTATAATCCCTAACGCATCTGAGCGCGCCTGAGAGTCAGATACATAGGGAGTAGTCAGACGATTGAGCAAAAGGGCGACTCCCCCCACTACTCCCGCCACTAGGGGAAAATTTCCAACCCACTGATTATCTTTTTTTCCTGCCATAGCCCATAGCCAACAAGCCGTTTCCCCTTAGTGACAGGGGTGGTCCGAGCTCTTATAAAACATTATAATACAGCCTATTTCTCCTTATTTTTCTTCTCCCCCGGTTCTGTAATACGTTGGAAGAGATAACCGGTGCCCCTTGCGGTGAGGATCAATTCCGGGTTACTAGGATCATCCTCCAGTTTTGCCCGCAGACGGGATATATGCACATCCACTACCCGCGTATCCACATGTCTTTCTGGAGTATAACCCCATACCTCTTGTAGTATTTCAGCCCGGGAGAAAGGCTCACCAGAGCGACTTACCAGCAACTCCAGGAGGCTAAACTCCATGCCGGTAAGGCGGATACGTTGATCTCCTTTATAAACCTGTCTTTTGTTAGTGTCAATTTTAATAGAATTAATACAGATAACACCAGAACTAGGGATGCCAGCATTGTTAGACTTGTCCACCCGCCGCAAAACCGAACGAATCCGAGCCTCTAATTCCTTGGGGGAGAAGGGCTTAACCACATAGTCGTCGGCACCCAGTTCCAGGCCTGTAATACGATCAGCTACATCCCCCAAGGCGGTCAGCATGATTATGGGAATGTCAGACTCCTTCCGCAACTCCTGACATACCCCATAACCATCCAGTTTGGGCATCATCACATCCAGCACCACCAAATCCGGTTGGGTTTTGCGGAAAACCTCTAACGCCTCCTCTCCGTCGGCAGCAGTTACCACGTCATAACCAATCATGGAAAGACGGGTTTCTAGAATCCGACGGATGCTAGCCTCGTCATCTACTACTAAGATTTTCTCCTTGCGGTTTTCCAACTTCCTACACCTCTTGTAAATCTACTACACTCCTTTCAGGATCTAGTGTATAAGAAAATAAGCCTATTTGAAAACAAAGGGGTTTCTAAGAGGCAGTAATAAAAATTAAAAGTCCAGTCCGAGAAAATAGTGTTAGCCTAGAGGTAGAAGCCTCAGGGTATGTCAAAACCATGTCCGCATCAGATGCCGTCTCCAGAAGCAGCAGTAGAGACTTGGAGCAGGAGGCGTTGAGACGTTTTCGGCTTCTTGCCCCCATTATACCTCCCAGCTGTAAAGTTTATCGGGAAACCTGGAATAACAACACTGCTGTCTGTCTGGACTTCCAACACTGTCCCCTAGAATTAGAGAGGGTAAAGGAAAATACCCCCATCCTAATGACAGCCCTAGAAACACTGGGATTGGGCAAGTCTATTATCTTCCGCGAAGGCAATCATATAAGAGGCTGGCGTAATCTTCTCAAATTTTCCCCTTAGGTCCTAATCTTGTAGCTTAAATATCACACTTGTTACAGCCCCCAAAGGGGGTGTTGGGGTATAATATTATACCTGCTCTTAGTCATATTCCTTGTCACCCCTATGCTTCCAGTAGTAGCTGTAATCGGCAGGCCCAATGTGGGAAAGTCTGCCCTTGTTAATCGTCTCTGTGGGGAAAGGGAGTCCATCGTTTTCGAT contains:
- a CDS encoding high light inducible protein, coding for MNRNSYVTEDKGRLNNYAIEPRMYVDSTQQFGFNKYAELLNGRLAMIGFVSLIGFELITKQGLISWFAHL
- a CDS encoding dicarboxylate/amino acid:cation symporter, with product MPLSTLILAALGLGIVVGYILNSYFPSQIPGIEKYFLQPAGDSFLRLIQFLVVPLVFSSLIVGFSKVQNASQLARYTLKLLISYAVTTIIALTIGIVTALVLQPGKGITDLDLPHPQAITSSQPSIIDWLLKIIPTNPLAALTEGNLLQVIFSAAVFAIAIPLAGEKSRPFVDLMDSLYALSERALFLILYYAPVGVFALIASVIATQGIDILFQLLLYVFGLLLASLLMVGVYILILLAMGEKPLKLLHAMTQSLILAFSTASSNAVLPVLMDNIQKKYGIPQEIASFAIPLGTALKRDGSAILQGFNALFIAQIYHIPITFPLLTSIAVSSFFVSFSTPGVPGSALITMATVLSAAGLPVEGIAIVAGVDRLTDGFKTVINVIGNAANALILSRWETKKYSPGGE
- a CDS encoding phycocyanobilin:ferredoxin oxidoreductase yields the protein MTSSASDFNNQLHPLIGQLANIIVKTWKEYLSLSPYELPEGLGYVEGKLEGEKLTIQNRCYHTPQFRKMHLELAKVGKSLDILHCVMFPRADYPLPMFGCDIVAGKAGISAAIVDLSPTTPDKSLPIEYQRELSQLTPLQFRDVRQLPPWGDIFSPYCLFVRPSCPEEEESFLHRVQDFLTIHCRIAIKSTPVSSSERLIYLEGQKNYCLQQQQNDKTRRVLEKAFGAEWAEKYMTNVLFDVPVAANE
- a CDS encoding undecaprenyl-diphosphate phosphatase; protein product: MFRFFRVSVGYTLLSGIAGGFLLALFWQPLVFSKAATGVGEGAVKDNMNVFQAFSLGMVQGLTEFIPISSTAHLKVIPVALGWGDPGVTFSAIIQLGSIVAVLWYFWEDLTGVVEGVISSVRRRDYGSLEFKMGVGIVVGTVPIIIGGLLLKLFVKDLDNSVFRSMTTIALASLLMASLLALAEKFARPKRTWESLSVWDGILIGLAQTLALIPGVSRSGATITAALFLNLQRSTAARFSFLLGIPAITLAGVVELKEVFSTSFPTHQIFPLSVALLSSAIFSYLSIAWLIRYLQRQSTWIFVWYRFAFGIAILVAIALKRV
- a CDS encoding cofactor assembly of complex C subunit B, with amino-acid sequence MAGKKDNQWVGNFPLVAGVVGGVALLLNRLTTPYVSDSQARSDALGIILSAALLVTAILLRQINPTPPESVVLEGEEGFFLAPDLPGAVKTDLAWASHLILSNTVTKSVVVYYRGRTLLRRGILGKAETVKEGSILKRVMESQKPVYLVDLKHYPGKIEFDYLPPNIQGLICLPLTKEGVFIVATNIPRSYTKQDERWIEGICERVALTLQSALSQS
- a CDS encoding response regulator transcription factor; its protein translation is MENRKEKILVVDDEASIRRILETRLSMIGYDVVTAADGEEALEVFRKTQPDLVVLDVMMPKLDGYGVCQELRKESDIPIIMLTALGDVADRITGLELGADDYVVKPFSPKELEARIRSVLRRVDKSNNAGIPSSGVICINSIKIDTNKRQVYKGDQRIRLTGMEFSLLELLVSRSGEPFSRAEILQEVWGYTPERHVDTRVVDVHISRLRAKLEDDPSNPELILTARGTGYLFQRITEPGEKKNKEK